The following DNA comes from Bacillus oleivorans.
CTATTTCCAAGAGCGGTATTAAAACAAAAGACCGCTCATGCATTCGAGGATGTGGAACAATTAATTGCTCTGTTTCAATATTGTCTTGATTATATAGCAAAATGTCAAGGTCTATTGTTCGGGGCCCCCATTTAAAAAGCCTGATCCTACCTAGTTTTTCTTCTATTTGTAAAATTATTTCCAGCAGCTGAATTGGCGGTTCCGCCGTCTCAATTTCGACAACCATATTTAAAAAAGGAGCCTGGTCTTCAAAACCAACCGGGTCAGTTTCATAAATGGACGACATGTTTGTAATCTGAATCGATTCTCGCCGCTTTAATAAAGAAATAGCCTCTTTTAGATAACCGAACCGATCTCCCATATTGGTTCCTAAAGACAAGTATGCTTTATTGATCATGGACGTCGCCTCGTAATTTCCACAGCTACACTCTCATAGTGCCCAGGAATAGGAGGGTCTGGTTTAATGACTTTAATCGTGCAGGCTTGGACTTTTTCGAACCGGACAAATATCGTTTCAGCAATTTTCTCAGCGACGGCTTCGATTAATTTATATGCCTTTCCTTCCACAATTTCTAAACAAAGCCGGTACACTTCTGCATAATTAACGGTCTCAACTAAATCATCCAGCTCGCCAGCCTTTTTTAAGTCAAGTTCCAGGATAATATCTACATAAAATCTTTGGCCGAGCTTGGTTTCCTCAGTAAAAACGCCATGATACCCGTAAAATGCCATTCGGTTAAGTAAGATTTTATCCATTCATTTTCCTCTTTCCGCATAAAACATCCATTACGTCTACCATTCTTTTAATTTCCTTCACGTCATGAACACGAACTAGCTGGCAGCCTTTTTGAATTCCATAACAAACCGTTGCACCTGTCCCTTCCATTCGCTCTGAGACAGGAAGGTCTAAAATATGTCCAATCATTCTTTTTCTGGAAGTAGCAAGGAGGACTGGATAACCCATCGCAACGAGCTCGTCCAGATGCTGCATCATCAGCACATTTTCCTCAAAGGTCTTGGCAAAGCCGATACCCGGATCCAAAATGATGTGTTCATCCCGAATTCCTGCCTTTTTAGCGATCGCAATGCTCATTCTTAAGTCGTCAAAGGCATCCTTAATAAAATCATGGTATGGCTGTTTCTCCCGGTTATGCATTAAGATGATCGGAACATTATACTGCTTAGCAACTGCAGCTATTTCCGGTTCCTTTTTCGCTCCCCAAATATCATTTATGATGGATGCCCCCGCTTCAACCGCTTTCCTTGCCACTTCTGCCTTATAGGTATCAACAGAAAGAGGAACGGAGATTCTTTTTGTGATGGCCTCTATTACCGGAATAACTCGTTCTAGTTCTTCTTCAGCGGAAACTGGCTCATGCCCAGGCCGGGTTGATTCTCCTCCAATATCTAATAGATCTGCTCCTTCTTGAACAAGGCGGTCCGCATGCTCAACCGCTTTCTCCACACTATTAAATTTGCCGCCGTCCGAAAATGAATCGGGTGTAACATTTATGATTCCCATGATGAGAGTCTTATTTGAAAAATCTAGCTGGTACTTCCCGCATGGAATAACCGCTTGCTGATTCATTTTTTCACCTCTATTTATTCCTGCTACATTCATCATACATAAAAATCGACAAAATAAACAACTTCTTAAAAAGAAAAGTATTCCGAACCGAATCTTCCCAAACAATAATTGCTTTTTCTCACCTTAAAAAAGCCTACCCACATCGTGAGTAGACTTGTCATTTTTATTGTTCATCAAATTGATAGAGCGGAGTACTTAAGTAACGCTCACCATTACTTGGAAGAACAGTTAACACTTTTTTCCCTTTTCCAAGTCTTTTAGCAACCTGAAGCGCTGCACAAATCGCTGCACCTGAAGAAATGCCGCCTAAAATGCCTTCTTCTTTCGCAGCCTTTCTGGCGTATTCAAATGCTTCGTCTGTGGTTACATGAATAATTTCTTCATAAATTTCTGTATTTAAAGTATCTGGAACAAAGTTTGGTCCAAGTCCTTGTAATTTATGAGGACCTGGTTTACCGCCTGATAAAATAGGCGAATCCTTTGGTTCTACAGCAATAATATGAATCCCAGGGTATTTCTCTTTTAATACATCGCCGGCGCCTGTAATCGTACCGCCTGTTCCGATACCTGCAACAAAAGCATCTAACTGAACGCCCATTTGCTCGACTATTTCTTTTCCTGTGGTACTCCGGTGAACTTCTGGGTTTGCTAAGTTTTTAAACTGTTGCGGCATGAAGTAGCTATGTTCATTAGCAAGTTCTTCAGCTTTTTGTACAGCCCCTCTCATACCTTCTGGACCAGGTGTTAGTACAAGCTCAGCCCCATAAGCACGTAAAAGATTCCGTCTTTCCATACTCATCGTTTCCGGCATAACAATTATGGTTTTATAGCCCTTTGCTGCTGCAACCATTGCAATTCCAATTCCCGTATTTCCGCTGGTCGGCTCAATAATTGTATCGCCATCTTTTAAAATACCATCGCTTTCAGCTGCTTCGATCATAGCTAAAGCAATTCTGTCTTTTACACTGCTTCCCGGGTTCATATACTCAAGTTTTGCATATACTTCAGCAGAATCTTCATCCACTAAACGATTTAGTTTTACAATCGGTGTTTCGCCAATTAATTCAGTAATTGAATTCACTATTTTCACCATTTTACTGGCACCTCCGCTATTCCCGACTAATTTTATAGGTTTATTTTGAATTTATCACAATTCCTTAAAAAGTCAATTAAAAACGACTGAAATAAAGGATGTAATTACCAAAATAATGAATAAAAAAAGCCTCCCGCTACCGATCTGACCCTTCCTATTTTTAATATGTAATCTTTGTTTCGAAGCTGCTTTTATAGGAGAAGCTTATTTTTATTTCTGATCGCCGTAAAACCATTCCACTCCTAGTTCATCCCAGAATTCGCTTGCAGATATAGGGGTTTCAATTTGTTCTAAGGCAATTTTTCGGCGAATTTGTTCTTTTACTTCTTCATATTCCCACGTTTGGCCATCGATTTTTTCATGCAGATAAAGGATGGAGTATTCATTCTCCCGTTTGAACGGATCTGACCAGGTTTCAGGTTTCATCTCTGCTAAAACATCCCCATATTCAGATGGAATGGTATGATCTTGAAGCGATACAAACCCGAGACTGCCGCCTTGAGCAGAGGTAAATTCATCAATCGACCGTTCCATTGCTAAAACAGCAAAGCTTGATCCGCCCTTTAACTCCTCAATTGTTTGGTTGGCTTCTTCTTCCGTCTTTACTACAATATGAGCAAGGTGGTACGTATCTTGGATCGAAAAAAGATGCTGATTTTCTTCAAAATAACGCTGCATATCCTCCTCAGGAATAGTCACATCTTTTGTCAGCAATTCTTCTAAAATGATAACCCTTCTAATTTCATCCTTCCATTCGTCCTCATCAAAATTTTCCGAAGGCGCCATCCCATACATAGAATTAAAATAGGTGCTTTCCCTTGTCACTTCTTCTTCGTCTACTTCAATATCATACTCCTTTGCTAGCTGTTCAATCACTTCATCGTTAATTAAATCTTTTAGCGTCATTCTCCCGTATTGCTGTTCTAAGCTATTCATCCATTGTTCACGGGTGATCTCTACAGCCCCAACCTTTGCAACCACTTCCCCTTGCTGCATGGCTGGAGCAGCGGATGAATTTTTATATGAAAAATAAGCAATTGTGAGACAATTCGTTAACAATAATCCAATAATGACAAAGGTAGACAACGGTTTTGGCAAATGTTCCCTCTCCCCAAAAAGAAAACTAGGCAAACACTTTCGACTAGGCTTTAGCGCTGCCTGGTTATCCCTATAAAATTTCCTCTATATTAAATTCTGCATGGTTAAATGATATCTCGTACTTTATTTTGCTTCTTCTAATAATTCTTCAAGTTCTTCTTTAGAGTAGTGATACTTGGCGTTACAAAAATGGCAAGATGCTTCAGCTTCTCCATCTTCTTCAATCATCTCGCGAATTTCTTCTTTCCCTAAACTGATAATGGCGCTTGCAAATCGTTCTTTTGAACAGGTGCATGTGAACTGAATCGGCATTTTTTCTAATACCTTTACGTTTTCTTTGCCTAGCAATTCATCTAATATTTCTTCCGGTGTCAGTCCGCGGTCAATCATAGTCGATATAGGGGGAATTTTGCTTAGTCTTTGCTCGATAAAACGGATCGTTTCTTCCTCACAATTGGGCAGAAGCTGTAAAATAAATCCCCCGCTCGCTTTTATTGAGTTATCAGGATTAACTAAAACCCCCACCCCGACAGATGAAGGGGTTTGTTCCGATGTAACAAAATAATAGGTGAAATCATCGCCAAGTTCTCCAGAGACAAGCGGAACTTGGCCTGAAAAGTTTTCTCTCAAACCTAAATCTTTTACGACCGTTAAGGTTCCATCTGTTCCAACGGCGGCACCAACATTTAGCTTCCCTTGCTCATTTCTTTCCTCAATATGGGTTTGCGGATTTGTTACGTATCCCCTTACATCACCCTTAGCATTACTATCAGCTAAAATGACACCTATGGGACCTTTCCCCTCAATTTTTACCGTTAATTTTGCTTCTCCTTTTAACATTGCACCCATCATAACGGCGGCAGTCATTGTTCGTCCTAATGCAGCGGATGCAGTAGGCCAAGTATGATGGCGGCTTTGCGCTTCTGAGACTGTTTCCGTTGAAGAAACCGCATATGCTCGTACTTGTCCATCAAACGCCAGCGCTTTAATTAAATAATCATTCATCTTCTGTTAACACCTCAAGTAGTTTTATTTATTTTTTAGACTCTCCATATTTCTCTCATAAATAAGGCGTAATCCCTTTAAAGTAAGAAAAGGATCTACAATATCAATAACATCGCACTCTTCTGAAATTAAATTAGCTAATCCGCCTGTTGTAATCACAGTCGGATTTTGATGACTCTGTTTTTTCATTCTGGATACAATACCTTCTACCTGACCAACGTACCCATATAATATACCCGATTGCATCGCAGAAACTGTATTTCTTCCAACAATTTGGTCGGGTTTGGCAATTTCAATTCTTGGCAGCTTTGCCGCTTTTGAATAGAGAGCTTCGGTTGATATACTGATCCCCGGAGCAATCGCACCACCGCAATATTGCTTATGCTCATCAATATAACAATATGTAGTAGCTGTGCCAAAGTCGACGATAATGAGGGGGCTTCCATAGTCATGAATCGCTGCTACCGCATTAACAATCCGGTCAGCACCCACTTCTTTCGGGTTATCATATTTTATATTAAGTCCTGTTTTTACACCCGGACCGACTACTAACGGATCAATGTTAAAATACTTCACACACATTCTCTCTAACGAAAACATGATTGGAGGAACAACAGAGGAAATGATAATTCCATCTATATCTGAAAAGGATAGACCTGAGTGGTCATATAAACCCTTAATGATCATGGCATATTCATCTTCGGTTTTATGTCGGTTCGTTTCAACTCTCCAATGATATTTCAAATGATCCCCTTCATAGACCCCTAATACAATATTCGTATTTCCCACATCCAAGACAAAAATCATATGCAAATATCCTCACTTTACTTATTCATTTTTAAAATAATGTTTTTAATTCTGAATTAGATGACTGTCTAGCTCCAGCGCCTTCTCCAACAAAAAGCTAAAGTTTTCACCTCGTCTTAGCATATTCCAAGAAGATTACTTACAGCTCGGCGCAAGACTAGATGTCGTTTCTAAAGATTGTTTTTCATGTTGAAATCAGTTGCCTTACTGCCAACATCATACCATATTTTTATTTTTGGATGACAGTGAGTCAACCTATGTATTGAGACACATTTTAATAAATCAAATTGTGAGCTAACACAAAGAGCCAGGTTTCACACTTTTCTCGTGGAAACCTGGCCCTTCTTTAATTTGCAATGTTATTTATTTTCGTCTTCATCCTTGGAATCTTGAGATGTTTCATCATTTTCATTGACAGAGGTATCTTCTTCAGCCTCTTCGTCTTTTTTGCCGATATTAACGGTCATATCATCTATAGACACTGATTTGTTTTCACGATTAGGAAGTGTTCCATGATCGAGTAAATGCTTAATTTGTTCAGCATCTAATGTTTCTACCTCAAGCAGTGTATTTGCCACTAAATCAAGCTTATCACGATTTTCTGTTAAGATTTTCTTCGCTCTCTCATAACAATCTTTAATGATACGTTGAATTTCTAAGTCAATTTCATAAGCAATCGCATCTGAGTAGTTTTGATCGTTATTGAAATCTCTGCCTAAGAAAACATTTCCGCCTTGAGATTGGCCAAATTGAAGCGGCCCTAATTTTTCACTCATGCCGTACTCGGTAACCATGCTTCTTGCAATTCCAGTCGCACGCTGAAAGTCGTTATGGGCACCGGTACTGACTTCACCAAACACGATTTCCTCTGCAACCCGGCCTCCAAGTAATCCAGTGATTTTATCAAGAAGTTCTGGCTTCGTCATGAAGTAACGGTCTTCTTTTGGAAGCATAACCGCATAACCGCCAGCTCGGCCGCGAGGAACAATCGTTACTTTATGAACAATGTCCGCATCATCCAGTACAACCCCAATAATCGTATGACCGCCTTCGTGGAAGGCAACAATTCTTCTTTCTTTTTCCGAAATAACACGGCTTTTCTTCGCTGGACCAGCAATAACACGATCCGTTGCCTCATCTATATCGGACATATCAATTTTCTTTTTATTATGTCTGGCTGCAACAAGCGCAGCTTCGTTTAACAGGTTCTCTAAGTCTGCACCGGAGAATCCTGGTGTACGAGAAGCAATTGCTTTTAGATCAATGGAATCGTCTAAAGGCTTATTACGGGCGTGAACCTTTAATACTTCTTCACGGCCTTTTAAGTCAGGTCGATCGACTGTAATTTGGCGGTCAAAACGTCCAGGTCTGAGTAAGGCTGGGTCCAAAATGTCAGGTCGGTTG
Coding sequences within:
- the folK gene encoding 2-amino-4-hydroxy-6-hydroxymethyldihydropteridine diphosphokinase, which encodes MINKAYLSLGTNMGDRFGYLKEAISLLKRRESIQITNMSSIYETDPVGFEDQAPFLNMVVEIETAEPPIQLLEIILQIEEKLGRIRLFKWGPRTIDLDILLYNQDNIETEQLIVPHPRMHERSFVLIPLLEIDKKLIHPTLGKEFKQILSEIPKDKGVRRWKQIDGEDEFEHLEN
- the folB gene encoding dihydroneopterin aldolase; the encoded protein is MDKILLNRMAFYGYHGVFTEETKLGQRFYVDIILELDLKKAGELDDLVETVNYAEVYRLCLEIVEGKAYKLIEAVAEKIAETIFVRFEKVQACTIKVIKPDPPIPGHYESVAVEITRRRP
- the folP gene encoding dihydropteroate synthase, with the protein product MNQQAVIPCGKYQLDFSNKTLIMGIINVTPDSFSDGGKFNSVEKAVEHADRLVQEGADLLDIGGESTRPGHEPVSAEEELERVIPVIEAITKRISVPLSVDTYKAEVARKAVEAGASIINDIWGAKKEPEIAAVAKQYNVPIILMHNREKQPYHDFIKDAFDDLRMSIAIAKKAGIRDEHIILDPGIGFAKTFEENVLMMQHLDELVAMGYPVLLATSRKRMIGHILDLPVSERMEGTGATVCYGIQKGCQLVRVHDVKEIKRMVDVMDVLCGKRKMNG
- the cysK gene encoding cysteine synthase A, with protein sequence MVKIVNSITELIGETPIVKLNRLVDEDSAEVYAKLEYMNPGSSVKDRIALAMIEAAESDGILKDGDTIIEPTSGNTGIGIAMVAAAKGYKTIIVMPETMSMERRNLLRAYGAELVLTPGPEGMRGAVQKAEELANEHSYFMPQQFKNLANPEVHRSTTGKEIVEQMGVQLDAFVAGIGTGGTITGAGDVLKEKYPGIHIIAVEPKDSPILSGGKPGPHKLQGLGPNFVPDTLNTEIYEEIIHVTTDEAFEYARKAAKEEGILGGISSGAAICAALQVAKRLGKGKKVLTVLPSNGERYLSTPLYQFDEQ
- a CDS encoding peptidyl-prolyl cis-trans isomerase — translated: MPKPLSTFVIIGLLLTNCLTIAYFSYKNSSAAPAMQQGEVVAKVGAVEITREQWMNSLEQQYGRMTLKDLINDEVIEQLAKEYDIEVDEEEVTRESTYFNSMYGMAPSENFDEDEWKDEIRRVIILEELLTKDVTIPEEDMQRYFEENQHLFSIQDTYHLAHIVVKTEEEANQTIEELKGGSSFAVLAMERSIDEFTSAQGGSLGFVSLQDHTIPSEYGDVLAEMKPETWSDPFKRENEYSILYLHEKIDGQTWEYEEVKEQIRRKIALEQIETPISASEFWDELGVEWFYGDQK
- the hslO gene encoding Hsp33 family molecular chaperone HslO — protein: MNDYLIKALAFDGQVRAYAVSSTETVSEAQSRHHTWPTASAALGRTMTAAVMMGAMLKGEAKLTVKIEGKGPIGVILADSNAKGDVRGYVTNPQTHIEERNEQGKLNVGAAVGTDGTLTVVKDLGLRENFSGQVPLVSGELGDDFTYYFVTSEQTPSSVGVGVLVNPDNSIKASGGFILQLLPNCEEETIRFIEQRLSKIPPISTMIDRGLTPEEILDELLGKENVKVLEKMPIQFTCTCSKERFASAIISLGKEEIREMIEEDGEAEASCHFCNAKYHYSKEELEELLEEAK
- a CDS encoding type III pantothenate kinase, whose protein sequence is MIFVLDVGNTNIVLGVYEGDHLKYHWRVETNRHKTEDEYAMIIKGLYDHSGLSFSDIDGIIISSVVPPIMFSLERMCVKYFNIDPLVVGPGVKTGLNIKYDNPKEVGADRIVNAVAAIHDYGSPLIIVDFGTATTYCYIDEHKQYCGGAIAPGISISTEALYSKAAKLPRIEIAKPDQIVGRNTVSAMQSGILYGYVGQVEGIVSRMKKQSHQNPTVITTGGLANLISEECDVIDIVDPFLTLKGLRLIYERNMESLKNK
- the ftsH gene encoding ATP-dependent zinc metalloprotease FtsH — encoded protein: MNRIFRNTIFYLLIFLVIIGVVSFFNNNNEPTKSLKYDEFIAYLDAGEVENFSMQPERGVYEVRGQLEGDAENQFFVTYVPIDSATIEMVNRAAAETDTEVEVLQAEEQSGWVSFFTTMIPFIIIFILFFFLLNQAQGGGSRVMNFGKSKAKLYNEEKKKVRFKDVAGADEEKAELVEVVDFLKDPRKFASVGARIPKGILLVGPPGTGKTLLARAAAGEAGVPFFSISGSDFVEMFVGVGASRVRDLFENAKKNAPCIIFIDEIDAVGRQRGAGLGGGHDEREQTLNQLLVEMDGFGANEGIIIIAATNRPDILDPALLRPGRFDRQITVDRPDLKGREEVLKVHARNKPLDDSIDLKAIASRTPGFSGADLENLLNEAALVAARHNKKKIDMSDIDEATDRVIAGPAKKSRVISEKERRIVAFHEGGHTIIGVVLDDADIVHKVTIVPRGRAGGYAVMLPKEDRYFMTKPELLDKITGLLGGRVAEEIVFGEVSTGAHNDFQRATGIARSMVTEYGMSEKLGPLQFGQSQGGNVFLGRDFNNDQNYSDAIAYEIDLEIQRIIKDCYERAKKILTENRDKLDLVANTLLEVETLDAEQIKHLLDHGTLPNRENKSVSIDDMTVNIGKKDEEAEEDTSVNENDETSQDSKDEDENK